In Arachis stenosperma cultivar V10309 chromosome 1, arast.V10309.gnm1.PFL2, whole genome shotgun sequence, one DNA window encodes the following:
- the LOC130944092 gene encoding protein LATERAL ORGAN BOUNDARIES-like — protein MASSSSYNSPCAACKFLRRKCMPGCIFAPYFPPEEPQKFANVHKIFGASNVTKLLNELLPHQREDAVNSLAYEAEARVRDPVYGCVGAISFLQRQVQRLQKELDAANADLLRYSFTDIAPTPALSMPPGLTNATSLQQIPQRFGARFDNEGSGFYNNNRQYSPNIYSYPYSLPWTDTSSKDISDGGGLGDGDGRGGNL, from the coding sequence ATGGCATCATCAAGCTCGTACAATTCACCTTGCGCTGCCTGCAAATTCTTGAGGAGGAAGTGCATGCCAGGGTGTATCTTTGCGCCTTATTTTCCACCCGAAGAGCCTCAAAAGTTTGCAAACGTGCACAAGATCTTCGGGGCAAGCAATGTTACCAAGCTCCTCAACGAGCTTCTGCCTCATCAGAGAGAGGATGCGGTCAACTCCCTCGCTTATGAGGCAGAAGCTCGCGTGAGAGATCCTGTTTACGGCTGCGTTGGCGCCATATCATTCCTCCAAAGACAAGTCCAAAGACTTCAGAAAGAACTTGATGCCGCCAACGCCGATCTTCTCCGCTATTCCTTTACTGACATCGCTCCGACGCCGGCTCTTTCTATGCCTCCCGGACTAACCAATGCTACTTCCCTTCAACAAATTCCCCAAAGGTTTGGGGCAAGATTTGATAACGAAGGAAGTGGATTCTATAATAATAATCGCCAATATTCACCTAATATTTATTCTTACCCTTACTCTCTTCCATGGACCGATACCTCTTCCAAGGATATCAGCGATGGGGGCGGGTTAGGTGACGGCGATGGGAGAGGAGGTAATTTGTGA